In Trichoderma atroviride chromosome 2, complete sequence, one DNA window encodes the following:
- a CDS encoding uncharacterized protein (SECRETED:SignalP(1-21)~CAZy:CE5), giving the protein MKSSLALLLAQALLATNQANGAIVKRQCPGIHVFGARETTVSAGYGSSATVVNLIIAAHPGTTSEALNYPACGGQASCGGVQYNASVVAGINAAVTAIDNFHTSCPDTQLVLVGYSQGGQVYDDVVCGGGDPGEGYSNTAVPISASAAAAIKAVILMGDPRNIAGLPYNVGTCKAGGFDAHNAGFQCAAASKVQSYCDAADPYCCNGNDPNTHQGYGTEYGSQALAFVNSKLSGGGGSGPTSTPPSGPTSTGSSPTATQTHYGQCGGIGYSGPTQCGGGYTCQVLNSYYSQCL; this is encoded by the exons ATGAAGAGTTCCCTCGCCCTTTTGCTGGCCCAAGCTCTTTTGGCTACTAACCAAGCGAACGGTGCGATAGTGAAGCGACAGTGCCCGGGAATTCACGTCTTTGGAGCTCGTGAAACAACAGTATCGGCAGGATATGGCTCTTCCGCCACTGTTGTAAACTTGATCATTGCCGCCCACCCCGGAACTACCTCTGAAGCTTTGAACTACCCAGCTTGCGGTGGCCAGGCTTCTTGTGGCGGTGTCCAATACAATGCTTCTGTTGTGGCCGGCATCAATGCCGCGGTCACGGCCATTGACAACTTCCACACCTCTTGCCCAGATACTCAGCTAGTGTTGGTTGGATACTCGCAG GGTGGCCAAGTCTATGACGATGTGGTATGTGGAGGAGGTGACCCAGGCGAGGGATACAGCAACACTGCTGTTCCAATCTCCGCATCAGCAGCCGCTGCTATCAAGGCCGTGATCCTGATGGGAGATCCTCGTAACATTGCCGGACTGCCATACAACGTTGGAACCTGCAAGGCTGGAGGT TTCGATGCCCACAATGCTGGCTTTCAGTGCGCCGCCGCGTCCAAGGTCCAGTCATACTGTGATGCCGCAGACCCTTACTGCTGCAACGGAAACGACCCCAACACTCACCAAGGCTACGGCACAGAATACGGCTCGCAGGCTCTCGCTTTTGTCAACAGCAAGCtctccggcggcggcggcagtggcccgacgtcgacgccgccCTCAGGCCCGACCAGCACTGGAAGCTCTCCCACCGCAACTCAGACTCACTACGGACAGTGCGGTGGAATCGGCTACTCTGGCCCTACTCAGTGTGGTGGCGGCTACACTTGCCAGGTCCTGAACTCTTACTACTCCCAGTGCTTGTAG
- a CDS encoding uncharacterized protein (TransMembrane:2 (i7-29o41-62i)~BUSCO:EOG092D3VG3), with product MALLLDYLVKFLLGYTALTLSFYMASLVVPKAGFVARSLAAYISLIACALYGVLASILLTLVGKRQIAQWAVARAFHFTMRYTTGIEFVVDDPENILGSTRPAVFIGNHQTELDVLMLGAVFPKYCSVTAKAQLKRVPFLGWFMSLSGTIFIDRKNSQGARSAMDGAANEIKTSRQSVYMFPEGTRSYAKEPMLLPFKKGAFHLAVQSGVPIVPIVVANYSHILYVKSLVFNSGKIPVKVLAPIPTANLTPADVDELTRETRELMLSELINLTEKARGQPIAVPATNGSSKGKSTAIDN from the exons atggccctcctcctcgactACCTCGTCAAATTCCTCCTCGGCTACACCGCCCTCACCCTCTCCTTCTACATGGCGTCCCTCGTCGTCCCCAAGGCCGGCTTCGTCGCCCGCTCGCTCGCCGCCTACATCTCGCTCATCGCCTGCGCCCTCTACGGCGTGCTGGCCTCCATCCTGCTCACCCTCGTCGGCAAGCGCCAGATTGCGCAATGGGCCGTTGCCCGCGCCTTTCACTTCACCATGCGCTACACCACGGGCATCGAGTTTGTGGTTGACGACCCGGAAAACATCCTCGGCTCGACCCGCCCCGCCGTCTTCATCGGCAACCACCAGACCGAGCTGGACGTGCTCATGCTGGGCGCCGTCTTCCCCAAGTACTGTAGCGTCACCGCAAAGGCCCAGCTGAAGCGCGTGCCGTTCCTGGGCTGGTTCATGAGCCTCAGCGGCACAATCTTCATCGATCGCAAGAACAGCCAGGGCGCTCGCTCGGCCATGGACGGCGCCGCCAACGAGATCAAGACGAGCCGCCAGAGCGTCTACATGTTCCCCGAGGGCACGCGCAGTTACGCAAAGGAGCCTATGCTGTTGCCCTTCAAGAAGGGTGCTTTCCACCTCGCTGTGCAGTCTGGAGTTCCCATTGTGCCCATTGTTGTCGCAAACTACAGCCACATCCTCTATGTCAAGAGCCTAGTTTTCAACTCTGGCAAGATTCCCGTCAAAG TCTTGGCCCCCATCCCCACCGCCAACCTCACCCCCGCCGATGTCGACGAACTCACCCGTGAGACCCGCGAACTGATGCTCAGCGAGCTCATCAACCTGACAGAAAAGGCTCGCGGCCAGCCAATCGCCGTCCCTGCCACCAACGGCTCTTCCAAAGGCAAGAGCACCGCCATCGACAACTAA
- a CDS encoding uncharacterized protein (EggNog:ENOG41): MSDEVSQFLEQVERLRGQQIEDEEMRAREREEFLAAKRERQARREERARSISPQKSSPANTPSPRTLRRTVNLSESLRLDSPAGEAIEKLRERPAESEKPLGTDVPSDAMLYSTSATKENEAPEDLDARRGDAATGSRASTLAWQRRTNRSNSRPLSVYAAQNAAQSSTSKPFADTQEPHEPPSPTQPLSKDQIAKSLASKDASWFRQTADRGADSAAYRKNQVEDDDRLEMSSLSSQLPGMASENSSERPVSRGSENVLNKLSAPFTLNPLGFDNPSAEKPQAEPVASTPTGRSSPVRTTSPTKGMGGFVQSAMMKRSDSVKRWSVASPPALTRPENTSTHRGSVDRTLARPQSMFIRDPTTTTTTPGTSRSASRPSSRPASRHGGEESAFERRPKTPSSTSPPPFQKTGLPDDASLPVSPSKTMEPRRWSPTKSSWLESALNKPDSPKLPPKPASSQQPAWMVELNKNKTGRGNPTPEPARPSHKHQVSIDGLMRSTPMGSKLNLNTTGLGGIYSPPGTQSAHPNRASMQSFPPVAERPRSKSRGAFADARDEIEAAAERPRSKSRGAFADVRDEVAAERPRSKSRGVFAEAREEVLERPRSKSRGAFADVRDDVREKRSESLSSVANPLPNPLPNRAKPEAPPKKDLDFRSNLRPRAAEAPVSKTHEPEFKAVFGTLRRTKTQNFKAPDELKDNILRGKAALNATDGPQKSTIRDDFKDAIQKKRDDFKKAQSEGKGTATNTITKPKPLLPEALALRAELGKPTGGLQQNAPSETRTPSGQSMKPDSPKPTPPQRKSSQVNLARQPSPSLTPTKDPLTERPRLDDAETETPTKIEPSPNSPGLLKKKSAPSKLGGLAGRFNPALAGMLARGPPPPALNGGNRAEQSGSAGGDAQPSQPGPQLTHMTKGRARGPKRKAPSNVSNTTTTSTNVQTESPFASRQPATVGKQSIPTPFEAKKPMPLPAQDRVATKPDVPSKPRPVEPKKMEVESRPAEHVAPLNFRRRMTQPEIPVQDISTQPEAESPKKLDMKRVSQFFEQGNNTAAPEPPKQPKKLSPQKTGTWEPAKAATPVSEPAKEPIKLTQQKTGGGWSPAKKTERSLPDPRSSTPNLFGETKPTVAKPLAPEPVSAAVKAPLPGPKPSAFNMPPKEIETRQLPQLQAEPVPPSPARPQTAHGSDVSAILHDFFAPPYKRIPCDMDPADVLTNYPKFGAKIKTLSFHMFQIDGTGKQIIVPAHRERVLFEQEMYVAGHNFTNEAGWKVREVYFWIGDEVADADEDAAEAVAQQEARQLGGKLIKIRQGKETSEFLQALGGVATIRRGGSSRYDSLAPAMLCGRRYQGQVAFDEVDMTTASLCAGFAYLIAHSGNCYLWKGKGSDVDELGCARLIGMDLTLTGQLIEYDEGSEPDSFWDMLEGPSKPHSADHWRLKPSYGKYNSRLFCSDAESRQQIYEISPFNQADMSTFNIYVLDAFFEMYIIVGSQAQSEYASFRNALDFAQEYAVLAASMEDRPFIPISTVVLEGVPRDLKRVFRKWTDERCPTLLQVPSGESGLKRGRSLRVVPLTQAILALKE; encoded by the exons ATGTCGGACGAAGTATCCCAGTTCCTCGAGCAGGTCGAGCGCCTGCGCGGGCAGcagattgaagatgaggagatgCGAGCCCGAGAGCGGGAGGAGTTTCTTGCCGCGAAACGAGAGCGCCAGGCCAGGAGAGAGG AACGCGCCAGATCAATCTCTCCGCAGAAATCATCACCAGCCAACACGCCGTCTCCCCGCACACTTCGACGGACCGTCAACCTCTCCGAATCCCTCAGGCTCGACTCTCCTGCTGGCGAGGCTATAGAAAAGCTGCGCGAGAGGCCGGCCGAATCGGAAAAGCCCCTGGGAACGGACGTACCATCCGATGCAATGCTGTACTCCACCTCAGCGACGAAAGAGAACGAGGCCCCTGAGGATCTCGACGCGAGGCGGGGCGATGCCGCGACTGGCTCTCGAGCCTCAACACTCGCCTGGCAGCGGCGGACGAATCGATCCAACAGCCGCCCGCTGAGCGTTTATGCGGCCCAGAATGCTGCCCAGAGCTCGACGAGCAAGCCATTTGCTGACACTCAGGAGCCCCACGAGCCGCCTTCTCCCACGCAACCTCTTTCCAAGGATCAAATCGCCAAGAGCCTTGCGTCAAAGGATGCATCGTGGTTCCGCCAAACTGCTGATCGAGGCGCAGACTCCGCAGCGTATAGGAAGAACcaggttgaagatgatgatcgACTCGAGATGTCAAGTCTCAGCTCACAGCTGCCTGGCATGGCCAGCGAAAATTCATCCGAACGCCCTGTTTCGCGGGGTAGTGAGAATGTCCTCAACAAGCTGTCAGCTCCCTTCACCCTAAACCCACTTGGCTTCGACAATCCGTCTGCCGAAAAACCTCAAGCGGAACCTGTTGCTTCAACGCCTACTGGCCGGTCTTCCCCAGTACGCACAACCTCTCCAACCAAGGGCATGGGAGGATTTGTGCAGAGCgcaatgatgaagaggagcgaTAGCGTAAAGCGATGGTCCGTTGCAAGCCCGCCTGCATTGACTCGCCCTGAAAACACGAGTACGCATCGCGGCTCCGTTGATAGGACCCTGGCCAGACCGCAGAGCATGTTTATTCGCGACCCGAcaacgacaacgacgacgccGGGCACAAGCAGATCAGCTTCTCGGCCGTCGTCTCGTCCAGCCTCTCGGCATGGGGGAGAAGAATCCGCATTTGAGAGACGCCCCAAGACACCGTCATCGACGAGCCCACCTCCGTTCCAAAAGACTGGGCTTCCTGATGATGCATCCCTCCCAGTCAGTCCCTCCAAGACAATGGAGCCTAGACGCTGGAGTCCCACGAAATCGAGTTGGCTTGAGAGCGCGCTCAACAAGCCGGATTCGCCAAAGTTACCTCCTAAGCCAGCCTCTTCACAACAGCCAGCATGGATGGTAGAgctcaacaagaacaagacagGACGTGGCAATCCCACTCCGGAACCAGCTCGGCCCTCTCACAAGCACCAAGTTAGTATCGATGGGCTTATGAGGTCCACGCCAATGGGGTCGAAGCTGAATCTCAACACGACTGGCCTGGGAGGCATCTACTCGCCCCCTGGCACGCAATCTGCGCATCCAAATCGTGCATCGATGCAGAGCTTTCCTCCAGTGGCGGAACGGCCGAGATCAAAGTCGAGAGGTGCTTTTGCTGACGCGAGGGATGAAATCGAAGCGGCAGCGGAACGGCCAAGATCTAAATCGAGGGGTGCTTTTGCCGATGTGAGGGATGAAGTGGCAGCAGAGCGGCCCAGATCAAAGTCGAGAGGAGTTTTCGCTGAAGCGAGAGAGGAAGTGTTGGAACGGCCAAGATCAAAGTCGAGAGGTGCTTTCGCCGACGTGAGAGACGACGTGAGAGAAAAACGATCAGAATCTCTCAGCTCAGTGGCCAACCCACTGCCCAACCCACTGCCCAACCGGGCCAAACCTGAAGCTCCACCGAAGAAGGACTTGGATTTCCGCTCCAATCTGAGGCCGCGAGCCGCCGAGGCCCCGGTGTCGAAGACGCATGAACCAGAGTTCAAGGCTGTCTTTGGCACTCTCCGTAGGACTAAAACGCAAAATTTCAAGGCGCCAGACGAGCTAAAGGACAACATTCTCCGGGGCAAGGCGGCTCTCAACGCGACTGACGGCCCACAGAAGTCTACGATTCGGGACGATTTCAAGGACGCTATacagaaaaagagagacgatTTTAAAAAGGCCCAATCCGAAGGAAAGGGGACCGCCACCAACACGATTACGAAGCCCAAGCCTCTTCTCCCCGAAGCGCTCGCCCTCAGGGCTGAGCTGGGTAAGCCGACAGGCGGGCTCCAGCAAAATGCCCCCTCGGAGACGCGAACTCCATCCGGTCAGTCGATGAAGCCCGATTCACCAAAACCAACTCCTCCACAGAGAAAGTCAAGTCAAGTGAACTTGGCTAGGCAGCCTAGCCCATCATTGACTCCCACGAAGGACCCCTTAACTGAGAGACCCAGGCTAGACGATGCGGAAACCGAGACGCCAACGAAGATCGAACCCTCACCTAACTCCCCCGgacttttgaagaagaagagcgcccCATCCAAGCTTGGCGGCCTGGCCGGACGATTCAACCCTGCGCTTGCCGGCATGCTGGCAAGAGGACCGCCTCCCCCAGCTCTCAATGGCGGTAACCGAGCCGAACAGTCAGGATCAGCAGGCGGAGATGCCCAGCCTTCACAACCAGGTCCTCAGTTAACGCACATGACTAAGGGTCGCGCGCGTGGTCCCAAGAGAAAGGCCCCTTCTAATGTGAGCAACACTACTACCACCTCCACCAATGTCCAGACAGAATCGCCTTTTGCGAGCCGGCAACCCGCCACTGTTGGGAAGCAGAGCATTCCTACACCCTTTGAAGCGAAGAAGCCCATGCCACTGCCAGCCCAAGATCGAGTGGCTACAAAACCTGATGTACCAAGCAAGCCAAGACCAGTcgagccgaagaagatggaagttGAGAGCCGACCTGCGGAACATGTGGCCCCCTTGAACTTCCGCAGACGTATGACGCAACCCGAGATCCCAGTCCAGGATATATCGACGCAGCCCGAGGCAGAGTcgcccaagaagctcgacaTGAAGCGCGTGTCGCAATTCTTTGAGCAAGGCAACAATACGGCGGCACCTGAACCtcccaagcagccaaagaagctTTCACCTCAGAAGACTGGCACATGGGAGCCGGCCAAGGCCGCTACCCCTGTGTCTGAGCCTGCCAAGGAGCCAATCAAGTTGACTCAACAGAAGACTGGCGGCGGATGGTCCCCAGCAAAGAAGACTGAGCGTTCGCTGCCCGATCCTCGGTCGTCTACACCAAACCTTTTTGGAGAGACAAAGCCCACGGTTGCCAAACCTCTTGCGCCAGAGCcagtctctgctgctgtgAAGGCCCCATTACCAGGCCCCAAGCCATCGGCTTTCAACATGCCAccaaaggagattgagactCGTCAGCTGCCTCAGCTACAAGCTGAACCGGTACCGCCGTCACCTGCACGACCGCAAACGGCCCACGGTAGCGATGTATCAGCCATACTCCATGACTTCTTTGCTCCTCCGTATAAGCGAATTCCGTGCGATATGGATCCCGCCGATGTTCTCACAAACTATCCAAAATTCGGTGCAAAGATCAAGACTTTGTCATTCCACATGTTCCAGATTGATGGCACCGGCAAACAGATCATTGTCCCCGCTCACCGTGAGCGAGTTCTGTTCGAACAAGAGATGTACGTTGCCGGACACAACTTTACCAATGAAGCGGGATGGAAAGTGCGTGAGGTCTACTTCTGGATCGGTGACGAAGTCGCGGAtgcagatgaggatgcaGCAGAGGCCGTGGCACAACAAGAGGCAAGGCAATTGGGCGGTAAGCTCATCAAGATTAGACAAGGCAAGGAGACATCAGAGTTTTTGCAAGCTCTTGGCGGTGTGGCTACTATTCGAAGAGGTGGAAGCTCCAGATACGACTCACTCGCTCCGGCCATGCTCTGTGGTCGACGATACCAGGGTCAAGTGGCATTTGACGAGGTTGACATGACTACCGCCAGCCTCTGTGCCGGATTTGCCTATCTGATTGCTCACTCTGGCAATTGCTATCTGTGGAAAGGCAAGGGAAGCGATGTAGACGAGCTCGGCTGCGCACGTCTCATTGGTATGGACTTGACATTGACTGGGCAGCTGATTGAATATGACGAGGGTAGCGAGCCTGATTCTTTCTGGGACATGTTGGAGGGCCCATCCAAGCCTCACTCTGCGGATCACTGGAGACTGAAGCCTAGTTATGGGAAGTACAACAGCAGACTCTTTTGCTCCGACGCAGAGTCTAGACAACAG ATCTATGAGATCAGCCCATTTAACCAGGCCGACATGTCGACATTCAACATCTACGTCCTCGACGCCTTCTTTGAGATGTACATTATTGTTGGCTCACAAGCGCAGTCCGAGTATGCCTCCTTCCGCAATGCTCTCGACTTTGCTCAGGAATACGCTGTCTTGGCAGCAAGCATGGAGGATCGCCCCTTTATTCCCATCTCGACTGTCGTCCTTGAGGGCGTGCCCCGTGACTTGAAGCGGGTGTTCCGCAAGTGGACTGACGAGCGATGCCCGACGCTCTTGCAGGTTCCTTCTGGCGAATCAGGTCTGAAGAGAGGTCGCAGTCTCCGAGTTGTGCCTCTTACTCAGGCAATTTTGGCTTTGAAGGAGTAA
- a CDS encoding uncharacterized protein (BUSCO:EOG092D431N) — protein MLSILRKARLKDKEMRILMLGLDNAGKTTIVKKIMGEDVNTVSPTLGFIIKTIDYQGYKLNICAEMPVDSHTLRSLLTSIGDVGGQKTLRSYWRNYFEKTDALIWVVDTTDRLRIDDCREELHGLLEEERLAGACLLIFANKTDVDGCMTQEEIVTMLRLPDIRTHQWHVLQCSAMTGKNLEEGLSWVVEDAKKRLFLY, from the exons ATGTTGTCGATCTTACGCAAAGCACGATTAAAGGACAAGGAAATGCGAATTCTGATGCT AGGACTGGACAATGCGGGCAAGACAACAATTGTCAAGAAAATTATGGGTGAAGATGTGAACACGGTGAGCCCGACGCTCGGGTTCATCATCAAGACGATAGACTACCAAGG ATATAAACTCAACATCTGTGCGGAGATGCCCGTAGATTCTCATACGCTACGGTCATTGCTAACGTCAATAGGGGATGTGGGTGGCCAGAAGACGCTGCGGTCATATTGGCGCAATTATTTCGAGAAAACAGATGCCCTGATATGGGTCGTTGACACGACAGATCGACTACGAATAGATGACTGTCGAGAGGAGCTCCATGGATtattggaagaagag CGTCTGGCGGGAGCTTGCTTGTTGATATTTGCAAACAAGACCGACGTGGATGGGTGCATGACCCAAGAGGAAATTGTTACT ATGCTGCGATTGCCTGATATTCGGACACATCAGTGGCATGTGCTGCAGTGCAGTGCCATGACGGGCAAGAATCTAGAGGAGGGATTATCCTGGGTGGTGGAGGATGCCAAGAAGCGGCTTTTCTTGTATTAG
- a CDS encoding uncharacterized protein (EggNog:ENOG41), which yields MDFTPDSGKSSNVPAKNGEVIKSISNLKAWLSNDPKTPKTPATPKTPSFLKNQVFQESLAVAAEQPSSDETKDSSDASVRMTEDPTHPSATGVSDTSLQEQNEVSYRFKRPPSILDTINRLLSPEKPTEQEPVKRRATPTEQEPAKRKATPTEQEPAKRKATPTEQEPIKRRATPIHSSKLTDGMSEFDKKSPQQRKVSWVISEGLSWDISEGASDNGCQNHQARYTTPKEANISQNMGWLLQVSNPPTVVDLLASTAMDHHKKDIDPITGKFLPEVIHPDTFKTLGDGPARGYADIAWRQANMTVELQIDREIRSREVLANKARLQVESVQPELKPIPVEPPAWPDAECIVRPARPEDFEAIATIMNLESKAKVNPQVFEWKEVVAADIRKIYKSCQDNLRPFVVATSAGDPLLDRSNWPENSTKAYQSYLAFRASQAEAPQELFGFAFVTEARIGILGTACPGSRHAGQIKVIVHPDHQGKLYGSALLDRILLCTAPFHRSMVDYEWQCQNSAKVYENISYQNHRKYAWVYIETFCADRADPATQLVSNFLQKFEFKEVGCLPSAIKTDRYYESQWLDLVLWARETQPRSNIVDTAPGAQPEADRMHLYQTLARPKKK from the coding sequence ATGGATTTTACTCCAGACTCTGGAAAGTCCAGCAATGTACCGGCTAAGAATGGCGAAGTCATCAAGTCAATCTCCAACCTCAAGGCATGGCTGAGCAACGATCCCAAGACTCCCAAGACCCCCGCGACCCCCAAGACTCCATCTTTCTTGAAGAATCAAGTATTTCAAGAGAGCTTAGCCGTAGCGGCCGAGCAACCAAGTTCAGATGAGACAAAAGACTCCAGCGACGCCTCAGTTCGTATGACTGAAGATCCTACTCATCCAAGCGCTACTGGGGTGTCGGATACGAGTCTTCAGGAACAGAATGAAGTCAGTTACCGCTTCAAGCGACCGCCGTCTATTCTAGACACAATCAATCGACTTCTGAGCCCCGAAAAGCCCACTGAGCAAGAACCGGTCAAGCGAAGGGCTACGCCAACAGAGCAAGAGCCAGCCAAGCGCAAAGCTACGCCAACAGAACAAGAGCCAGCCAAGCGCAAAGCTACGCCAACAGAACAAGAACCAATCAAACGCAGAGCTACGCCGATCCATTCATCAAAGTTGACAGACGGCATGAGTGAATTCGATAAAAAGTCTCCGCAACAAAGAAAGGTGTCGTGGGTTATAAGCGAAGGTCTTTCGTGGGACATAAGCGAAGGCGCTTCGGACAATGGCTGTCAGAATCATCAGGCACGGTATACTACACCTAAGGAAGCCAATATTTCGCAAAATATGGGATGGCTCCTCCAAGTCTCTAACCCGCCTACGGTGGTGGATTTGTTAGCGTCTACCGCAATGGATCACCACAAAAAGGATATCGATCCCATAACGGGAAAATTCCTGCCAGAAGTTATCCACCCGGATACCTTCAAAACTCTCGGCGATGGCCCGGCCCGTGGCTATGCTGATATCGCCTGGCGACAGGCCAATATGACGGTCGAATTACAAATCGATCGAGAAATTCGAAGCCGAGAGGTTCTTGCAAACAAGGCTAGGTTGCAGGTGGAATCTGTTCAGCCTGAGTTGAAGCCGATACCTGTTGAGCCGCCGGCTTGGCCCGACGCTGAATGTATCGTACGGCCTGCAAGGCCTGAAGATTTCGAAGCCATTGCTACCATCATGAATTTGGAAAGTAAGGCAAAGGTTAACCCACAAGTGTTTGAATGGAAGGAAGTTGTGGCAGCAGACATTCGAAAGATATACAAGAGCTGCCAAGACAACTTGCGACCATTTGTTGTTGCTACTTCGGCAGGGGATCCCTTGCTCGACCGCTCCAACTGGCCCGAAAATTCCACAAAGGCTTACCAGAGCTATCTTGCATTTCGTGCATCCCAAGCCGAGGCTCCACAGGAACTATTTGGTTTTGCCTTTGTCACGGAAGCCAGGATCGGAATTCTTGGGACCGCGTGCCCTGGGTCAAGGCATGCTGGACAGATCAAAGTGATTGTCCATCCTGATCACCAAGGAAAGCTATATGGCTCTGCTCTACTCGACAGGATTTTGCTATGCACCGCGCCCTTCCATCGAAGCATGGTGGATTACGAGTGGCAGTGCCAAAACTCCGCAAAGGTTTATGAGAATATTTCGTACCAGAACCATCGGAAATATGCTTGGGTCTATATTGAAACTTTTTGCGCCGATAGAGCCGATCCAGCAACGCAACTGGTGAGCAACTTTCTGCAAAAGTTCGAATTCAAGGAGGTAGGCTGCCTGCCCAGCGCCATCAAGACAGACCGTTATTACGAGAGCCAATGGCTTGACTTGGTGCTGTGGGCACGCGAAACGCAACCTCGCTCTAATATCGTGGATACTGCGCCGGGCGCCCAGCCAGAGGCAGATAGGATGCATTTGTATCAGACTTTGGCgaggccaaagaagaagtaa
- a CDS encoding uncharacterized protein (EggNog:ENOG41~SECRETED:SignalP(1-21)~TransMembrane:3 (n3-14c23/24o59-77i89-109o210-232i)) codes for MSCFVLSNLIVTAGMLQPGLGTAGTVAWQVANQSLNVAINSSNANKSSPMTTADLAKSYGIAVTASCSVALGLNALVPRLKVSPSTRNVLSRLVPFAAVATAGALNAYLMRRGEIVTGIDVRPVLSDEEKKKLTEEGKSEADVPSLGRSQKAAKIAVYETAASRVINNTPIMIIPAMTLYHIQFKQAWYKNLMEKEWIKARPRIASSIPIGINLGLIAAVGFVALPLALAVFPQRQAISAESLEPEFHGKGGDGGKVWFNRGL; via the coding sequence ATGTCATGCTTCGTCCTATCGAACCTCATCGTCACGGCCGGTATGCTGCAGCCTGGCCTGGGAACAGCAGGCACAGTCGCATGGCAGGTTGCCAACCAGTCCCTCAACGTTGCCATCAACAGTTCGAACGCAAACAAGTCCTCGCCGATGACCACTGCGGATCTCGCCAAGTCCTACGGTATCGCCGTCACGGCCTCTTGCTCGGTGGCGCTCGGACTCAACGCCCTGGTGCCAAGATTAAAGGTCTCTCCCAGCACACGAAACGTTCTGAGCAGACTCGTGCCTTTCGCCGCTGTCGCAACCGCCGGTGCCCTGAACGCATACCTCATGCGACGAGGAGAGATTGTCACGGGCATTGACGTTCGCCCTGTGCTCTcggacgaggagaagaagaagctgactGAGGAGGGAAAATCTGAGGCGGATGTGCCCTCTCTGGGCAGGAGTCagaaggcggccaagatTGCAGTGTACGAAACTGCGGCCAGCCGCGTTATCAACAATACCCCCATCATGATCATCCCGGCCATGACTCTCTACCACATTCAGTTCAAGCAGGCTTGGTATAAGAActtgatggagaaggagtGGATCAAGGCTCGACCGCGAATTGCCTCCTCAATTCCCATTGGTATCAACTTGGGGCTGATCGCGGCGGTTGGATTTGTGGCACTTCCTCTGGCACTGGCAGTCTTCCCTCAGAGGCAGGCAATCAGCGCCGAGAGCCTGGAGCCTGAGTTCCATGGCAAGGGAGGCGACGGTGGCAAGGTTTGGTTCAACCGTGGTCTGTAA